tgttCTCCATAAAAACAAGCTTTTGAGTAGTACTACCACATATAAGTTTGATTATACACATTGTCATTTCATTAATGTATAGTAGGATGATTTAAACTCCATATAATTCAATATCACTAATTTATTACCAATATCTTCATTCAAAACCTTTTAAAAATGGATGTTTTGATAAAACATATTGTTCTTATAGGTCCACGCATCCTCATATGTTATCTTGGAACTTATGTGACTTTTACGAGCAAACATGGATTTTGTTGAAATGTATATTCATGTAAGTATTTTAAAATCTAGTGAGCTTAGCCAAAAAGCATTAATTAAATTGTAGGATACTTAAAATAATATTGCTCGTGCTTCTAAAAGTCACAATATTCTAGACAACTCtgatttgaaaaagaaaaaaaaaaattgttttaagacTAAATCAAGTTGTAGATCAAGCATCAAATTAAGGTTTCAAatcattcaattatatataaggAATAAGAGTTGAAGCCTTAATTGTCATTACTAAATTTATCttaaaacttagaaatttttttaagtggtAGCATATCAATGGATTGGAAAGTAATGAGAAAACTTTTGATGGGGATGGcaacattttcattaaaaagcAAGCTACAGACCATCCCCATACCACTTTACATCCTTCTTCAGTTCTAAACCCCCTTCCTCTTctcacaaaatttgataatgtTCCTCATGAATTTCCTGTTTGTTTTAAAAGCCAAAGTAGATTTTGCGAGAATGCAAAAGATCGGAAGGAATTTGGATTGGttattttacatgtttttgAATACTGCTTGAATAACCAGCGAAATCTAAATGACCCATATTATTGTGCCGCTAAATATTGCCTAATTTCTTGTaggaaagaaaacaaacatcCTATTCATTTGGGACTTTGTTTATTTCAATGTCACAAAAATCATCACTAAAGGAAATTTTAGATTTGGTAATTAGTCccaatcctctctctctctctcgctcacTATTCACTATTGACATGAATGCACATGTCCTTGAACAATATGTCATATCTATGAGCAACTAATACCATTTTGTAGGTACATGTCACTTAGATCTATGTTTACAGAGAACATGTCAGACATCACTAATTCCATGTTTGACACTAGATGGTACATGCTTCTAGGTACTCATGCATTAGCTTCTCACTCTTAGTCTCATAAGATCCTTTAGAACcctattttatcttttgatattttagatcttctcttttttcttttatatgtgACCAAACTAATGTTGTGTTGAAATTTCATTCTCTTTGTTATATAGTGGTTAATTAGTTTAACTCTTTTGCTTTAAAAATAATGAGTAAGGAGGAGAATAAttgtataataatatttataacttATATTTGGTGTGTTCATTGTTGGATTACTAGATCAAATCTATTATTTGatttaacaaatatattgacaattttaaaatatagtgGTTTCATTTTGGTATCTAGGATTTGTGACCTTGCCCAATTCAATTGTGCTTCTATTTGCTTCCTTTAAACTCTCGTTTTTAAATCCCAGATCTCCTACCTTGAATTTCTCtgaattatttgtttgtttgtttcttcaaGAACATAGGACGTGGATTTTGAAATAACTACACTCTTAATTCTTCAACCAATAACTATACTCTCATTCTCCATCATCCATCATCCCATGTCAATAACAAAAGTTTGGCAGCCTCTCATATCAGAACAACGCCCATAAAGGGTCATATGTTGGAAAAATAATatggagtgaataagaaattgactcTTAATATATTCACTTGAACATGATATTGAAGTGGTGGAAATCCTTGAGTCCCACATAGGAAATGATAGAGAATATGAGTTTATATGTTCATGGGTTGGACATTGGGTTGGGCTTTAGTCATGTGTGGATTGGGCCTTCTtgttcaaataataataatgttttattattttattttttgagtcagTAAGTCTATATACAACAATTATTAACTAAAACAGTGTGTCTATTCAATAAGGTATATTTTCATAGTCCCTCATtcatgaaaaacaatttttggagaaactcttccagagagaaaatattttgtgcatttatttgagtcaaagagagagaaagagacatagAGTAGTTCGAAAAGCACGAATCTTGTGTGCTTATTCTTCGTGCTATAAATCATTTTATCCTGGAAGACAGACGTTCATGAGTCGTAAAGCATCACAGATTGTGTGAAAGGCGAAATctgctttaaaaaaattgtgttaaacACAAGACTTAATCTGAATCATTCATCCTTCACGTATTTGGTCTGTGAGTTGTTAATTATTTGtagatttcttcttatatatatacagtatttatttattatttttgcctATCACATCTATTTGTGTTATTGCTTATATTTAGATCTGTATATTGTTCTTTTTAgttaatcataaaaataaattgttgaaatatatccaaCATCACCTCCCTCCTCAAATTTGATCATTCTCCCCCTACATATTGGTTTTGATGAACATGCTGCACGCCACACCGTTTTCACCCACATCCCATTCTTCCACCTTGCCTATTGATTTTCCAATCTCCTCCATTGCTTCCTTTGTCATGCTTTTTATTGGAACTTTGGAAGATTATATATTTGAATCCAAAAGACCAAGTGGCATTGATTAGTACTCTGTCTCGATCTGTTTCATcattgaaaaagaaaggaaatccATTGGCCCCAAACTCTTATGCACTGAATCCCTTATTTGGTTTccaaaaaatttacattgttcacGTTATGGCCTTAAGGTTAACCATCTTTTGCGTGAGAACTTTTTCTATTATTGAAGTTTTTGTGAATttgttatgatcctagtgtccCACATGGAAGTATAAGCTTAACCATGCATTTATAAGCTCTTGGACACCCCCCTTTACAAGCTTCACCTATACTTCATCTTTGCATGtatagttgaaaattttgatactcGTTGACTGCCGCTATTCATTGTTGTTATTAGTCATActacaaaattactaatttatattaattttcttgcctttcatgttttaaacacaattttaacCACCTAATTATTTTACGAAAGCATATTATTCCATGTTTTATTTATCCactttatttacttatttattttttgcatttttagtGTGCTTGGGTTTCATATTGAATTATAGGAATGCTAACATTGGTGGAAGAGCAAGACATACTATGTAGAAAATTTCAAGTCTCttattttaaattgtgatttgtAATAATTTGTTCAGAAAGTTGAAAACTTTGATACGCATGATTACTCGGTGACCATGACTattcatttctataattaatgatactagaaaattacaaatttggtgttggagcattttaatatgatctaattaaaatgaataaataagacaatataaatataaatatttgtaaGTTAATAGGGAAGATAAAGAGTTAGTGGAAtatttaatcccacattgaaaaggagatagactcttttattctttttaattgtggtaattAATGGGTTGATATGTATTGTTTCAAATTGTGGGCTAGATACATTAAGAATAATTTTCATATTCATTGGTAAGTAAATGATCTTTcttattatgaaaaatgaagaGTCATTCACCCACTTAATGGAGGTTTATGTCTAGCAATTAATTTTATAACACCCACTACATCAGAATTatggacctaattaattataataCCAAAAATATCCAACCACATTGAGTCCAAATAGTATTgcgtaatttttcttttaaattaataatattctgaagtattattcaattttctctttatgttattctcattattattgtgtttgctccaacatttggtattttctttcttaccctgtATGCTCTAAACATCATTTTAACCACCTAAttgttttatcaaaatattatattcttttacattttatttatcctttttttttacctatttaCATTTCACATTTTAAGCGTATTTTGGTTTGCTATTTAATTACAAGAATGCTAACATCAATGGAAGAGCAAGACTTGCTATATGGACAATTTCAAATAtctcttattttaaattttgatgtgtAATAATTTATTCAAGGATTGTCTTACTCAATTCTAtactattttatatttaagttttaaaactatTTGATCAAGGCGTTATGAGGCCAAATAGATGTCAACTTTGAAATTATCTAGTATGTTatcatgcttttattttattttaaaaaaaaaataaagtactattgattttaatttcctTCTCTAATAAGATTTTGGAACTTATATTTTGTTGGTCTATTTGAGAACATTTCCAATAATTGAGGCAAGATGTAGTTTTTGATGCATGATAATTTGCTTGAGGTCTATTTGTAAAGAGGTTAATGGGggattaagaaaattatttttaaattacaaagaTTCCTTTAACTTTAAtgatttactcttttttttttttttttttttcatttctaattttctatttgAATATAAGTATATAGGAAAAGACACAAgagtatttttgaaatttcgGCAAGATTCGCCATGTGACACTTGGCATGAGTGAGGAAGATGTTTCAAAGGTAGAAAGGTCAATCATGAGGCTTCAATTTTGAAAGGACGTCTTCTAGAGTATCGACATTGTTGTTGCGGTGATTGGGTCTTGGGCCTTTTAGTTGGATCATTGTTGTGTGAATGATGTTTTAGCTTATACAAGGGTTGGTCAGTGATACGGGTAAGTGGTAACAATTTGGAGGTGGTAGCAGAAAAGCTCCGACGATGTCATGGTGGTTGGTACGGTTGATGACCCTATAATGGAATGAAAGTTTCGgttttctattttaaataatggatttattttaatattttgaaagcTAAAATATACCAAAATTGCCTTAAGTggttacaatttttatttttatttttgtacgATGCTTACAATAACTTGAAGTTTCTTACATATTCAACAACCAGAATCATGTATCAACTccttactattttattttgataacttTGCTTGCTCTTGATAAAACCGAACTATTTTATAATGAACTTATTTGTATATATGTAACAATATAATATTATGAGGTCGCATTACCCAAAAATAAAGTAtcaaatacaaactcaaataaTAAGATATAATAATCTTCCACCCAAATTTATTGTTTCCAGAGAAAAAATGGTTGGTTCAATTTATCTCTATTCTAACAattgaaacaataaaaataaatattattccAAAAACTAAATCAACCATAATCTGAACATAAGGTCCACAATTAGCAAGGAGATGCTGACTCTATCAAAAACCAACCTAATTTCCCAGGAATTTTTGAACCTCAATTGTCTCTGCTTGCTCTTGACTCCTGGAAATTAAGAATGCTTCTCACAAAGTCATCCATTGCTTTCACTGAAGAACCCATATCATCTGTCTCATCTCTTACTGCTTCCCTCAACTGCTTTTCAACCTCAACGGCCTTATTCCTCATATCCTTTCCATTACCCTCTTTGTCCAAAACCAATTCAATGACCCTCTTCACCTCTTTCCCCACAATAACACCTTGACTCCCTCTAGTTAACTCTACACTCACACCCATCTCCTCCACCAGCATCTTTGAGTTGTAAGCTTGCTCAGTCGCCATCGGCCATCCTAGAATAGGCACACCTTGGCTTAAGCTCTCCAACACAGAGTTCCATCCACAATGGCTTAGAAATGCTCCTGTGGATTTGTGTGACAGAATGTCCAACTGGGGTGCCCAGTTACGCACTAACAACCCTCGTTTGCTTTGTTTCATTCTTTCTTCAAAGCCTTCTGGTAACCATTCAGCTGTGAACTCACTTTTCAAGTCAAAACCAATCGGTGGCCTTATGACCCAAATGAAAGATACTCCACTATCTTCCAAACCAATAGCTAATTCCATCATTTGGGACAAACCAATAGTGTTTTGTGAGCCAAAAGAAATGTAAAGAACCGAATCAGGACCATGCAAATCAAGCCACTCAATGCATTTTTCTGGAGTGAGTCCTGGTTTTTTCCCAGTATGttgtttgaaaaatgaaaaacctgAAGTTGAAGTTGAAGTTGAAGATGAAGTATTCTTAAGTGCAGCTAGAGGAATAAGAGGACCTATAGACCAAACAGGAACTCCGAGATACTTTCTCAGAAGATCGAATCCCAAAGGTTCAATTTCCTCAACTGAGTTACACAACCACCCAAAAGACTCAATAGACTGTGAAAGCTGTGTCTGCAAATATCTGGACCATATGTCCGTACCATCCGCGTCTCTTACATATGGATTCAGTTGAGAGCGGTGAAAACGACAGCTTTCAGGGAACCCTGGGACTTTGAACTCTTCAGAATCTGTAGAATAACGATGTGGGAGGTTGAGCCATATAGAGACATAAGCCAAGGTGCCATAAGCACCAGTAGTGGTGAATGCAATATTCACAGTGCCTACACTCTTTGCTAGCTCAGTAGCCCACCCAAAGAGCTCGTCAGAGATTACACATAGAGGAGGTTTCCCTTCTTGGTGGACAATACCATTGAGAAGTTGCAAGAGAGGGTCTTTGAGACTGAGAGATGCATGAAGGAAGTTTCCAATGCTGGAAGGGGACAAGAACTCAGTGTTCTCAGTGTTGGGTGGTAAGTCAGGGTCAGTGGTGTTGAAGGGGAGCTCAGCAAAGCGAATTTTGGAGAGGGGTTGTGAATTTGAGTCAGTTGAAATGGAGGAACAGAGGTATTGGATGTTGAGTTTTGTGGTGGCGATTGTGATGATGAAGCCAGTTCTTTGTTGGATCTGTCTTGCTAGTGCTAGGAATGGTATGAGATGACCATGGGCCATGAATGGTAGCATTACAATGTGTTCACGATAGTCCATCCGTAAATTCCTGAACTTCTTTGGATTTTGTGTTGAAGATTGTGATGAAACTGAGATTCAAACTTTTAGGTATGAGAAGGAAGTGAAGGGAAGGACTTTTTGGTGAGGTACAATCGTTTGACTCTTTTATGCCTACCAATCATCTTGGCTTTGGGTATCACTCTTTGTTTTGCTTTGCGCCTTTTATCCTGCTTCACTATTGAAAAGTATTGGAGGCTTTTTAAATTCGCAATTAATATTATGggtaaaacttatatatatatatataaccaagtTCAATTAGTACACGGCTACTTTTGAGACTATATAAAACCAATTCCAATTAAAGCGTCCACTTTTGAGAATTTTAGATAAATCCAAAGACTCTGACATCTGCACAATTTTACATATcaatattacttaaataaatattttaatatatatatatatatacatatatgtaatcAATTCCAATTAGAACACATCTACTTTTGAGAATATAtaaaaccaatatatatatatatatatataataataataataagtaaagtttagagaaaattcaattagatttcaaattgaaattcaattagagtttaattttgtgacaaatgtctcatttttaatttttgtgtcaaatgagttaatttagtataaaaaatgaggagtccaatataagtaaaccataaaaatctttcttaaaaaaaaaaatcataaaaaacataatttttgaatgattttatatttatgagccttttttttttttaatagaactaaaaacaattcaagtttataagttatctaatatatatatatatatatatatatatatgttccatcaaatcaatttttttttaatttttgtgtcaaataagttaatttagtgtaaaaaacgaGGAATCCAAtatacataaattataaaaaaaacataatcatataactaatactatatataaaattagaggaagagagagtttgaatgattttatatttataagccttttttttttgtataactaaaaacaattcgattaaatttataagtcatctatatatatatattaagaggtaaaatttagagaaaattcaattagattctacaattgaagtccaattttttcgccatgtgtcctaaattatttatttttagagagatttttatttcataattggaatcaaatgtgggactaTATCATAAACATGGGCAGAACTACCCTTGgactgggggggggggggaatgggGGGGGGAATGGCCccccctaatttaaaaaaaaaatattattatatatatatgtgtattaattttagcaatttttttttataaaattacatctTATTTCCCtttaataatatcattgattcttttaagagtaatgttacactcacaaaattttttataacatttttacaaaccttTTTGGcaacaaattcttattggttcgcatATGAGCACACCACTCACaccatttttttacttaccagtAACCacttattatataaataatttataaaaaacttgcagctctagcattttcctcgttttagtgaccataaaaaaatttatagatctaaactctaaaacaaaatatacaagccccccctcccccccaaaaaagaaaaaaaaaaaaaactcaacaacaaaaattactagtaaaactaaaaaaaaaaattaagctcaattaactaattttatccaaaataaataatctcaccctttaaaaaaaattctacacaaaaaaaaaaaaaaaaatctcaacagcTAAGTTGCAAAATCAGAAGTTGAAATCTCAACAGTAAAATTGTCCCCTTTAACTCAAAGTTCTGATTCTGTCCCTAATCATAAATATctattcaagtgagttattgtgtacaaaaaccaaagagtttagaattaatgaacataaaaatatttaaaaatggataatttacattttctacctaataatattcttacaaaactttttaaagagttaaaaaaaaatataagaatgactatcaataatatttaaattatatatataagaataataCTATACATcttaatgtatatttttaagtatatccatgtAAATGCATAGGGTTACAAACTAGTTCCAATTAAAACACGTCTACTTTAAAGAATTTCAGATAAAACCGAAACCTATGATATctgcacaattttacacatcagcattacttaaataaataaataaataaatatatataaccaaTTCCAATTAGAACTGTTTACTTTTGAGAATTTTAGTCCATAACAAACTCTACTATTAGAAGCCTCCTAATTTCACACATCAtctaattatttgttatttattatgcatagtttatttcttttatttatttattaatttatgctTATTTTTAGCTGATGGTACCCgattctttttcttcctctcctcCTTTTAGTCTCTCAAATTTGATTGTCTCTCTTCAAGCTAAAAGCCTCCACCTCTgtcactctctttctctaagCATTTATACGGCATCATCTCGTATAAAACCACGAAAAGTTATATACTTATTGTTTGTTCAACGGTTAAATCACAGCCCCGGTGGAGTATAGTTTGTATAgatcaaaaaattacaaatttctaAATTCAACTGACAATTTTTTGACTTGTTATGAATGTTTAtgtccatcttttttttttttaatcagttatgtccatcttttttttttttaatcaattatgTCCATCTATCAAACCTATGAGTAAGTCTACTATTCTAAACCTACTGAACTTAAAAAGTAATGTAAAATATCAGTCTCACACCCAAACAGTGGTCTAAAGCCACCAATAGattcacacttttttttaaaaataatattttatattattatttttaatattgttttatcAAATATTAAACTATTCAATATTCAACTATTTGGGATAATTTACATAAATAATGTGTTTAGTGGTTGGTgtgggtgtgtgtatatatatatatcatatcatatgcTAGTGTGTTGTGTGTAATATAACTTGCCTCACTTTCTC
The Quercus lobata isolate SW786 chromosome 10, ValleyOak3.0 Primary Assembly, whole genome shotgun sequence DNA segment above includes these coding regions:
- the LOC115964011 gene encoding UDP-glycosyltransferase 92A1-like, which produces MDYREHIVMLPFMAHGHLIPFLALARQIQQRTGFIITIATTKLNIQYLCSSISTDSNSQPLSKIRFAELPFNTTDPDLPPNTENTEFLSPSSIGNFLHASLSLKDPLLQLLNGIVHQEGKPPLCVISDELFGWATELAKSVGTVNIAFTTTGAYGTLAYVSIWLNLPHRYSTDSEEFKVPGFPESCRFHRSQLNPYVRDADGTDIWSRYLQTQLSQSIESFGWLCNSVEEIEPLGFDLLRKYLGVPVWSIGPLIPLAALKNTSSSTSTSTSGFSFFKQHTGKKPGLTPEKCIEWLDLHGPDSVLYISFGSQNTIGLSQMMELAIGLEDSGVSFIWVIRPPIGFDLKSEFTAEWLPEGFEERMKQSKRGLLVRNWAPQLDILSHKSTGAFLSHCGWNSVLESLSQGVPILGWPMATEQAYNSKMLVEEMGVSVELTRGSQGVIVGKEVKRVIELVLDKEGNGKDMRNKAVEVEKQLREAVRDETDDMGSSVKAMDDFVRSILNFQESRASRDN